The Heteronotia binoei isolate CCM8104 ecotype False Entrance Well chromosome 14, APGP_CSIRO_Hbin_v1, whole genome shotgun sequence genome has a window encoding:
- the CSNK2A2 gene encoding casein kinase II subunit alpha' isoform X1, protein MPGPAAGSRARVYAEVNSLRSREYWDYEAHVPTWGNQDDYQLVRKLGRGKYSEVFEAINITNNERVVVKILKPVKKKKIKREVKILENLRGGTNIIKLVDTVKDPVSKTPALVFEYINNTDFKQLYQILTDFDIRFYMYELLKALDYCHSMGIMHRDVKPHNVMIDHQQKKLRLIDWGLAEFYHPAQEYNVRVASRYFKGPELLVDYQMYDYSLDMWSLGCMLASMIFRKEPFFHGQDNYDQLVRIAKVLGTDELYGYLKKYHIELDPHFNDILGQHSRKRWENFIHSENRHLVSPEVLDLLDKLLRYDHQQRLTAKEAMEHPYFYPVVKEQAQPSSDSSVLSSGLTAAR, encoded by the exons ATGCCCGGCCCGGCCGCCGGCAGCAGGGCCCGCGTCTACGCTGAGGTGAACAGCCTGAGGAGCCGCGAGTACTGGGACTACGAGGCCCACGTCCCCACTTGGGG TAATCAAGACGATTATCAACTTGTTCGGAAACTCGGCCGGGGGAAATATAGTGAAGTCTTTGAGGCCATTAACATCACCAACAATGAGCGAGTGGTTGTGAAAATTCTGAAG CcagtgaagaaaaagaaaataaaacgaGAAGTTAAGATTTTGGAGAACTTGCGAGGTGGCACCAACATCATCAAACTGGTTGACACAGTCAAGGATCCAGTG TCAAAGACTCCAGCTTTAGTATTTGAATACATCAATAATACAGATTTTAAG CAACTATACCAGATCCTGACAGACTTTGATATTCGGTTTTATATGTATGAATTGCTCAAG GCCTTGGATTACTGTCACAGCATGGGGATCATGCACAGAGATGTCAAACCTCACAACGTCATGATAGACCATCAACAGAAAAAG TTGCGGCTCATAGACTGGGGCTTGGCAGAATTCTACCATCCAGCTCAGGAATACAACGTCCGTGTAGCCTCGAGGTACTTCAAAGGGCCGGAACTCCTCGTGGACTATCAA ATGTACGACTATAGCTTAGACATGTGGAGCTTAGGCTGTATGCTGGCAAGTATGATCTTCCGAAAAGAGCCTTTCTTCCACGGCCAAGACAATTATGACCAG CTGGTTCGCATTGCGAAGGTGCTGGGTACAGATGAATTATATGGTTATCTGAAGAAGTACCACATAGAACTGGACCCACACTTCAATGACATCTTGGGACA GCATTCACGGAAACGTTGGGAGAACTTCATCCATAGTGAGAACAGACACCTGGTCAGCCCTGAAGTCTTGGACCTTCTGGACAAACTCCTGCGATATGACCATCAACAGAGGCTGACTGCCAAAGAAGCTATGGAGCACCCCTATTTCT
- the CSNK2A2 gene encoding casein kinase II subunit alpha' isoform X2, whose product MPGPAAGSRARVYAEVNSLRSREYWDYEAHVPTWGNQDDYQLVRKLGRGKYSEVFEAINITNNERVVVKILKPVKKKKIKREVKILENLRGGTNIIKLVDTVKDPVSKTPALVFEYINNTDFKQLYQILTDFDIRFYMYELLKALDYCHSMGIMHRDVKPHNVMIDHQQKKLRLIDWGLAEFYHPAQEYNVRVASRYFKGPELLVDYQMYDYSLDMWSLGCMLASMIFRKEPFFHGQDNYDQLVRIAKVLGTDELYGYLKKYHIELDPHFNDILGQHSRKRWENFIHSENRHLVSPEVLDLLDKLLRYDHQQRLTAKEAMEHPYFYPVVKEQAQPSSDSSVLSSGLTAAR is encoded by the exons ATGCCCGGCCCGGCCGCCGGCAGCAGGGCCCGCGTCTACGCTGAGGTGAACAGCCTGAGGAGCCGCGAGTACTGGGACTACGAGGCCCACGTCCCCACTTGGGG TAATCAAGACGATTATCAACTTGTTCGGAAACTCGGCCGGGGGAAATATAGTGAAGTCTTTGAGGCCATTAACATCACCAACAATGAGCGAGTGGTTGTGAAAATTCTGAAG CcagtgaagaaaaagaaaataaaacgaGAAGTTAAGATTTTGGAGAACTTGCGAGGTGGCACCAACATCATCAAACTGGTTGACACAGTCAAGGATCCAGTG TCAAAGACTCCAGCTTTAGTATTTGAATACATCAATAATACAGATTTTAAG CAACTATACCAGATCCTGACAGACTTTGATATTCGGTTTTATATGTATGAATTGCTCAAG GCCTTGGATTACTGTCACAGCATGGGGATCATGCACAGAGATGTCAAACCTCACAACGTCATGATAGACCATCAACAGAAAAAG TTGCGGCTCATAGACTGGGGCTTGGCAGAATTCTACCATCCAGCTCAGGAATACAACGTCCGTGTAGCCTCGAGGTACTTCAAAGGGCCGGAACTCCTCGTGGACTA CCAGATGTACGACTATAGCTTAGACATGTGGAGCTTAGGCTGTATGCTGGCAAGTATGATCTTCCGAAAAGAGCCTTTCTTCCACGGCCAAGACAATTATGACCAG CTGGTTCGCATTGCGAAGGTGCTGGGTACAGATGAATTATATGGTTATCTGAAGAAGTACCACATAGAACTGGACCCACACTTCAATGACATCTTGGGACA GCATTCACGGAAACGTTGGGAGAACTTCATCCATAGTGAGAACAGACACCTGGTCAGCCCTGAAGTCTTGGACCTTCTGGACAAACTCCTGCGATATGACCATCAACAGAGGCTGACTGCCAAAGAAGCTATGGAGCACCCCTATTTCT